One Nostoc punctiforme PCC 73102 DNA window includes the following coding sequences:
- a CDS encoding Holliday junction resolvase RuvX — protein MTSREFSPTQPVILGFDPGRDKCGLAVMGLDRQLYYHQVVLAKEAIATIETLRQKFPISLMVMGDQTTAKQWREKLYQELTEPLSIILVDERYTTLEARDRYWQMFPPKGLTKLLPQGLRQPPRPIDDIVAILLIERYLNRLTESTLSSQE, from the coding sequence ATGACTTCCCGTGAATTTTCACCAACACAACCAGTCATATTAGGGTTTGATCCAGGTCGAGATAAGTGTGGTTTAGCGGTGATGGGACTGGATCGGCAATTGTATTATCATCAGGTTGTGCTAGCAAAAGAGGCGATCGCTACCATTGAAACACTACGTCAAAAGTTTCCGATCTCCTTGATGGTGATGGGCGACCAAACTACAGCCAAGCAGTGGAGGGAAAAATTATATCAGGAATTGACAGAACCTCTGAGTATTATTTTAGTGGATGAGCGGTATACAACCTTAGAAGCACGCGATCGCTATTGGCAAATGTTCCCACCCAAAGGGCTAACAAAGCTATTGCCACAAGGCCTACGACAGCCTCCAAGACCGATAGATGACATTGTTGCCATTCTCTTAATCGAAAGATACTTAAACCGCCTCACAGAATCAACACTCAGCAGTCAAGAGTGA
- a CDS encoding DUF3084 domain-containing protein, with translation MTTGYILIAAILILGGVIATVGDRIGTRVGKARLSLFKLRPKNTAVVVTIFTGGLISASTLGILFAADEGLRKGVFELEDIQTDLRQKREQLKTAETQKSQVESELNQARIAQAKAQQDLQAINQSLQAANAKQLQTQAQLNRTISQQAQTQTQLQRTQGQLGQVVTQYQKAIAELQSVSNQRKELQAAVELLKTERQRLYAEAKKAIDEAKTAIEKRDRELANRQEAIEQRDKKIGQLDQLIQKRNVEVAAREQVIAKRESRLKELEAQQEQLELEVARLEKYYQSYRDLRLGKLALIRGQVLSAAVIRVTQPAAAHQAVVQLLQEANRNANLELSEPGANPANVELLRVTQDRVDQLSKQISDGQEYVVRIFSAGNYVRGEKQIEFFADTARNQLVFSGGAVLATTSADSKTMTSYQLQQRLEILISASQFRARNAGIVENVQVDGTFLRFVAQLRQYNQPLEIKAIAAEDTYTAGPLRVKLVAIVNGKIIFST, from the coding sequence ATGACCACCGGATACATCCTCATCGCAGCAATTTTAATCTTGGGAGGCGTAATTGCAACCGTGGGCGATCGCATCGGCACACGAGTTGGCAAAGCCCGCCTCTCACTTTTTAAGCTTCGTCCGAAAAATACTGCCGTAGTGGTAACTATTTTTACGGGCGGTTTGATTTCAGCATCAACATTAGGAATTTTATTCGCTGCCGATGAAGGTTTGCGAAAGGGAGTCTTTGAATTAGAAGATATTCAAACAGACCTCAGACAGAAGCGAGAACAGCTAAAAACCGCAGAAACTCAGAAAAGTCAGGTAGAAAGTGAGCTAAATCAAGCAAGAATTGCCCAAGCAAAAGCACAACAAGACTTACAGGCAATTAATCAGTCTTTACAAGCAGCGAATGCCAAACAACTCCAAACACAAGCTCAGTTGAACCGCACCATTAGTCAACAAGCCCAAACTCAAACTCAACTCCAACGCACTCAAGGTCAGTTAGGACAAGTTGTAACTCAGTACCAAAAAGCCATAGCTGAGTTGCAAAGCGTTTCCAATCAAAGAAAAGAGCTACAGGCGGCAGTTGAACTACTGAAGACAGAACGACAACGACTGTACGCTGAAGCGAAAAAAGCGATTGACGAAGCCAAAACAGCTATTGAAAAACGCGATCGCGAACTGGCTAACCGTCAAGAAGCCATAGAACAACGCGATAAAAAAATTGGCCAACTCGATCAATTGATTCAAAAGCGTAATGTAGAAGTTGCAGCACGAGAGCAAGTGATTGCCAAACGGGAATCGCGCCTCAAAGAATTGGAAGCACAACAAGAGCAACTAGAACTGGAAGTTGCCAGGCTGGAAAAATATTATCAGTCTTACCGCGACCTGCGTCTAGGTAAGCTGGCCTTAATTCGCGGTCAAGTTCTGTCTGCTGCTGTCATTCGTGTTACCCAACCTGCTGCTGCTCATCAGGCAGTGGTACAACTTTTACAAGAAGCAAATCGCAACGCCAACCTGGAATTAAGTGAGCCTGGGGCAAATCCTGCAAATGTAGAGCTACTGCGCGTGACTCAGGATAGGGTTGACCAATTGAGCAAGCAGATTAGCGATGGTCAAGAATATGTGGTGCGAATTTTCTCGGCTGGTAATTACGTCAGGGGAGAAAAACAGATAGAGTTTTTCGCCGATACAGCGCGAAATCAATTGGTTTTTTCAGGAGGTGCAGTGCTAGCAACAACTAGTGCCGATTCCAAAACCATGACATCCTATCAGTTACAGCAACGGCTGGAAATACTAATTTCTGCTTCTCAATTTCGTGCCCGTAATGCCGGAATTGTCGAAAATGTGCAAGTAGACGGGACTTTCTTGCGCTTTGTCGCCCAATTAAGACAGTACAATCAACCCTTAGAAATCAAAGCGATCGCAGCAGAGGACACTTATACAGCCGGGCCATTGAGAGTAAAATTAGTGGCAATAGTCAACGGAAAAATTATTTTTAGTACTTAA
- a CDS encoding DUF3146 family protein → MVSAKRRLPETIAHVRITRQSWQHGFLEGEVSAGEFEWHFQWHFRRGELAVKPSQGRALIKEPLGRFLEQQDYQLEPGGDYAFTIRAEL, encoded by the coding sequence ATTGTGAGTGCTAAAAGACGACTGCCAGAAACCATTGCCCATGTCAGAATCACCCGCCAATCTTGGCAACACGGCTTCCTTGAGGGTGAAGTGAGTGCAGGTGAGTTTGAGTGGCATTTCCAGTGGCATTTTCGCCGGGGAGAACTTGCCGTCAAGCCTTCCCAAGGCCGCGCTTTAATCAAAGAACCCCTTGGTCGATTTTTGGAGCAACAAGATTATCAGCTAGAGCCTGGAGGAGATTATGCTTTTACTATTCGGGCGGAACTTTAA
- a CDS encoding aldo/keto reductase, translating into METKQLGKTGVIVSAIGLGGMPMSISNRPPESQSVEVIHRALDLGITFVDTADSYCKDESEKHHNERLIHKALTSYKGDVSQIIVATKGGLMRPDGNWTSNGNPEHLRETIRVSFEALGGAKPIDVWQYHSPDSKYTIEESLAPVKEAVEAGLIRFVGVSNFSVEQIKRAQDVVDIVSVQNQYSPWQRQPEKDGVLKYCEQQELTFLPWSPFGGRRRHQDLQDIPAIANLAKEKGVSVYNIVLAWLRSKSPAILPIPGASKVYSIEDSVQAINVKLSEEEVQKIDRAT; encoded by the coding sequence ATGGAAACCAAACAGCTAGGAAAAACAGGTGTCATCGTAAGTGCGATCGGTTTGGGCGGTATGCCCATGTCAATCTCTAATCGCCCTCCCGAATCGCAATCAGTCGAAGTTATTCATCGGGCTTTGGATTTGGGTATTACATTTGTTGATACCGCCGATTCTTACTGCAAAGATGAGTCAGAAAAACACCACAACGAGCGACTAATTCATAAGGCACTTACTAGTTATAAAGGCGATGTTAGCCAAATAATTGTGGCAACTAAGGGCGGTTTGATGCGTCCCGATGGCAACTGGACAAGCAACGGTAACCCAGAACATTTGCGCGAAACAATTCGAGTCAGTTTTGAGGCGTTAGGTGGTGCCAAACCCATCGATGTTTGGCAGTACCATTCGCCCGATAGTAAGTACACCATTGAAGAATCTCTTGCGCCAGTGAAAGAAGCAGTGGAGGCAGGTTTGATTAGGTTTGTGGGAGTTTCTAACTTTTCCGTTGAACAAATTAAGCGGGCGCAAGATGTAGTAGATATTGTCTCGGTGCAGAATCAATACAGTCCTTGGCAACGACAGCCAGAAAAGGACGGCGTATTGAAGTATTGCGAACAGCAAGAATTGACGTTTTTGCCTTGGAGTCCCTTTGGTGGTAGACGTCGCCATCAAGATTTACAAGATATTCCAGCGATCGCTAACTTAGCTAAAGAAAAAGGCGTGTCAGTGTATAATATCGTTCTAGCGTGGTTACGCTCCAAATCGCCCGCTATTTTGCCAATTCCTGGTGCTAGCAAGGTTTACAGCATCGAAGACTCAGTACAAGCTATCAATGTGAAATTATCTGAAGAAGAAGTACAAAA